The proteins below come from a single Arthrobacter sp. zg-Y1171 genomic window:
- a CDS encoding response regulator transcription factor, translating into MSHILLLTNSSGSSVNVLPALELLNHKVHVVPAEPTALLDTDPSDVILVDARRDLVGARSLTQLLKATGLGTPLILILTEGGMAAVAPNWLADDVILDSAGPAELEARLRLAAARGAGTAEAPSTEIRASGVVIDEASYTARVNGTALNLTYKEFELLKYLAQHPGRVFTRDQLLHEVWGYDYYGGTRTVDVHVRRLRAKLGPDHETLIGTVRNVGYRFTRSRAETTAAASQDA; encoded by the coding sequence ATGTCGCACATTTTGCTTCTTACCAACAGCTCGGGTTCCTCGGTTAACGTCCTGCCTGCGCTGGAACTCCTGAACCACAAGGTCCACGTGGTGCCGGCGGAACCTACGGCCCTTCTGGACACCGATCCCAGTGACGTCATCCTGGTGGATGCCCGCAGGGATCTTGTTGGCGCGCGGTCCCTGACCCAGCTGCTGAAAGCCACGGGCCTGGGCACCCCGCTCATCCTGATCCTCACGGAGGGCGGGATGGCTGCCGTAGCCCCCAACTGGCTGGCTGACGACGTCATCCTCGATTCCGCGGGCCCGGCAGAGCTGGAAGCGCGGCTGCGCCTGGCAGCGGCCCGGGGCGCCGGAACAGCCGAGGCTCCCTCCACCGAGATCCGCGCCTCCGGCGTCGTCATTGACGAGGCAAGCTACACCGCCCGCGTGAACGGCACGGCCCTGAACCTGACCTATAAGGAGTTCGAACTCCTTAAGTACCTGGCGCAGCATCCCGGCCGCGTGTTCACCCGCGACCAACTGCTCCACGAGGTGTGGGGCTACGACTACTACGGCGGCACCCGGACCGTCGACGTCCATGTACGGCGGCTGCGGGCCAAGCTGGGACCGGACCATGAGACGCTGATCGGCACTGTGCGCAACGTCGGTTACCGGTTCACCCGCTCGCGGGCCGAAACCACGGCAGCCGCCAGCCAGGACGCCTGA
- the mshD gene encoding mycothiol synthase, giving the protein MSEEPQTAWPVVETRGTPEPAALADILQLASAAQDSDGNPPLSEQTLVDLRSPDADPDTLSVFTTYASDSGSDTGSGQWLAGVAVLVSETPKDPGVLELVVHPNYRNQGVGTALAAAVQDAVRNSPSTGDGDPRPAAWSHGNHEAAVELAARFGYRPVRDLWKMRLSRSNASLPETQFPAGVSVRPFEPGHDERAWLDVNAAAFAHHPEQGSMSLADLQARMDEDWFDPAGFLLAVDEEGTILGFHWTKVHPGTGGHPPIGEVYVVGVNPEAQGRGLGKALTVAGIQHLHAAGLDAVMLYVDADNTAAVALYRRLGFVRWDQDVMYAPA; this is encoded by the coding sequence ATGAGTGAAGAACCGCAGACAGCCTGGCCCGTAGTCGAGACCCGCGGCACGCCCGAGCCCGCCGCCCTCGCCGACATCCTGCAACTGGCGTCCGCCGCGCAGGACTCGGACGGCAACCCGCCGCTGTCCGAGCAGACGCTCGTGGACCTGCGCTCCCCCGACGCCGATCCGGACACCCTCTCCGTCTTCACCACCTATGCCAGTGACTCCGGTTCCGACACCGGCAGCGGACAATGGCTGGCCGGCGTCGCCGTCCTGGTATCCGAAACTCCGAAGGATCCGGGGGTGCTGGAACTGGTGGTACACCCGAACTACCGTAACCAGGGCGTCGGCACGGCCCTTGCCGCCGCGGTCCAGGATGCGGTGCGGAACAGCCCGTCCACCGGCGACGGCGACCCCCGGCCCGCTGCCTGGTCGCACGGAAACCACGAGGCGGCCGTGGAGCTGGCCGCCCGATTCGGCTACCGTCCCGTCCGTGACCTGTGGAAGATGCGACTGAGCCGATCCAACGCCTCGCTGCCCGAAACGCAGTTCCCCGCCGGGGTATCGGTGCGCCCCTTCGAACCCGGCCATGATGAGCGGGCCTGGCTGGACGTCAACGCCGCGGCCTTTGCCCACCACCCGGAGCAGGGCTCCATGAGCCTTGCCGATCTGCAGGCCCGCATGGACGAGGACTGGTTTGACCCGGCCGGATTCCTCCTGGCCGTGGACGAGGAAGGCACGATCCTCGGATTCCACTGGACCAAGGTCCACCCCGGCACCGGAGGCCACCCGCCCATCGGCGAGGTGTATGTGGTCGGCGTAAACCCCGAGGCACAGGGCCGGGGGCTCGGCAAAGCCCTGACGGTAGCCGGAATCCAGCACCTGCACGCTGCGGGACTGGACGCCGTAATGCTGTACGTCGACGCCGACAACACCGCCGCCGTCGCCCTGTACCGCCGGCTCGGCTTCGTCCGCTGGGACCAGGACGTAATGTACGCACCCGCATAG
- a CDS encoding RNA degradosome polyphosphate kinase, with protein sequence MSFDTDAEPRSTFGSAEAMSAPRATQDRIDIPDFGPALVPSGDITPERFLDREISWLHFNARVLELAEDPELYLLERVNFLSIFASNLDEFFMVRVAGLKRRIATGLAVPSAAGQSPIEQLEEIVAAGYRLQQRHADVFASQIRPALAEEQIYLVSWDELDDAAKASLHKQFASKVFPILTPLAVDPAHPFPYISGLSLNLAVVVRNPVSGKEFFARVKVPDQLPRLISVDGPRAGNVAGRTARFIALEDIIAQHLDQLFPGMDVIEHYTFRVTRNEDLEVEEDDAENLLQALEKELLRRRFGPPVRLEVTPEMNPNIRELLERELGVEADEVYVLPAPLDLRGLSPISRIDRPDLHYPKQVPHTNRHLKESETSKPANVFAAMRRRDILLHHPYDSFSTSVQAFLEQAAADPRVQAIKQTLYRTSGDSPIVDALIDAAEAGKQVLALVEIKARFDEQANISWARKLEQAGVHVVYGIVGLKTHCKLSLVVRQEVDGLRRYCHIGTGNYHPRTARYYEDLGLLTANEQVGEDLTKLFNQLSGYAPKSTFKRLLVAPRSVRSGLIDRIEREIANKKAGLSARVIIKVNSMVDEAIIDSLYRASQAGVRVDVIVRGICSVRPGVPGLSENITVRSVLGRFLEHSRVFAFANGGDPVVFIGSADMMHRNLDRRVEALVQLVARDDVADLIGLMDRYMDPGTASWHLDPEGAWIRHHKDEEGNPLQDVQSWLLASRSRQRSVARR encoded by the coding sequence ATGAGTTTCGATACCGACGCAGAGCCCCGCTCGACCTTCGGGTCCGCAGAGGCGATGTCGGCACCGCGGGCCACCCAGGACCGCATCGACATCCCGGACTTCGGTCCTGCCCTTGTTCCCAGCGGAGATATCACGCCGGAACGGTTCCTGGACCGGGAGATCAGCTGGCTGCACTTTAACGCCAGGGTCCTGGAACTCGCTGAAGACCCTGAGTTGTACCTGCTGGAACGGGTGAACTTCCTGTCCATCTTCGCCTCGAACCTGGACGAGTTCTTCATGGTCCGGGTAGCCGGCCTTAAGCGCCGCATCGCCACCGGACTGGCGGTTCCCTCCGCTGCAGGCCAGAGCCCGATTGAACAGCTCGAGGAAATCGTGGCGGCGGGCTACCGGCTGCAGCAGCGCCATGCGGACGTCTTCGCCAGCCAGATCCGGCCGGCGCTGGCGGAAGAGCAGATCTACCTGGTCAGCTGGGACGAACTGGACGACGCCGCCAAGGCGAGCCTGCACAAGCAGTTCGCTTCGAAGGTCTTCCCCATCCTGACTCCCCTTGCCGTGGACCCGGCCCACCCCTTCCCGTACATTTCCGGCCTCTCCCTGAACCTGGCCGTGGTGGTCCGCAACCCGGTCAGCGGCAAGGAATTCTTTGCACGCGTGAAGGTTCCGGACCAGCTCCCCCGCCTCATCTCCGTGGACGGGCCCCGCGCGGGCAACGTGGCCGGACGCACGGCCCGGTTCATCGCGCTTGAAGACATCATTGCCCAGCATCTGGACCAGCTCTTCCCGGGCATGGACGTTATTGAGCACTACACGTTCCGCGTGACCCGCAACGAAGACCTCGAGGTGGAAGAGGACGACGCCGAGAACCTCCTGCAGGCCCTGGAAAAGGAACTGCTGCGGCGCCGCTTCGGGCCGCCCGTGCGCCTGGAAGTTACCCCGGAGATGAACCCGAATATCCGGGAACTGCTCGAACGCGAGCTGGGCGTGGAAGCGGACGAGGTCTATGTCCTGCCCGCGCCGCTGGACCTCCGCGGCCTTTCCCCGATCAGTCGGATCGACCGGCCGGACCTGCACTATCCGAAGCAGGTGCCGCACACCAACCGCCACCTGAAGGAGTCCGAGACTTCGAAGCCGGCGAACGTGTTCGCGGCCATGCGACGTCGGGACATCCTCCTGCACCATCCGTACGATTCCTTCTCGACCTCCGTCCAGGCATTCCTGGAGCAGGCGGCCGCCGATCCGCGGGTGCAGGCCATCAAGCAGACGCTGTACCGCACCTCCGGCGATTCGCCCATCGTTGACGCCCTGATCGACGCCGCCGAGGCCGGCAAGCAGGTCCTGGCACTGGTGGAAATCAAGGCCCGGTTCGACGAACAGGCCAACATTTCCTGGGCACGCAAGCTGGAGCAGGCCGGTGTGCACGTGGTCTACGGCATCGTGGGCCTGAAGACGCACTGCAAGCTGTCCCTGGTGGTCCGGCAGGAAGTGGACGGGCTGCGCCGCTACTGCCATATCGGCACGGGCAACTACCATCCGCGCACCGCCCGCTACTACGAGGACCTGGGCCTGCTGACCGCCAATGAGCAGGTGGGCGAAGACCTGACGAAGCTGTTCAACCAGCTCTCCGGCTACGCGCCGAAGTCCACGTTCAAGCGGCTGCTCGTGGCTCCGCGCTCGGTCCGGTCCGGACTGATTGACCGGATTGAGCGCGAGATCGCGAACAAGAAGGCCGGCCTCAGCGCACGCGTGATTATCAAGGTCAACTCCATGGTGGACGAGGCGATCATCGACTCCCTCTACCGTGCTTCCCAGGCCGGCGTCCGGGTGGACGTCATTGTCCGCGGAATCTGCTCGGTCCGTCCGGGTGTACCCGGCCTGAGCGAGAACATCACCGTCCGCTCGGTGCTGGGCCGCTTCCTGGAGCACTCCCGGGTGTTCGCCTTTGCCAACGGCGGTGACCCGGTGGTCTTCATCGGATCGGCGGACATGATGCACCGCAACCTGGACCGCCGCGTGGAGGCCCTGGTCCAGCTGGTGGCCCGCGACGACGTCGCCGACCTGATCGGCCTGATGGACCGGTACATGGATCCCGGCACGGCAAGTTGGCATCTGGATCCGGAGGGCGCCTGGATCCGCCACCACAAGGACGAGGAAGGCAACCCGCTGCAGGACGTGCAGTCCTGGCTGCTGGCGTCCCGTTCCCGCCAGCGCTCCGTGGCTCGTCGCTGA
- a CDS encoding NUDIX hydrolase codes for MEAIQSPAAAPVQEDTPVKVVAAGALCWREREGKLQVLMIHRPRYDDWSWPKGKLDEGETTPECAVREVREEVGLRISLGIPLPSTLYPVASGMKMVHYWASHVDSDKARPDGKEVDGTRWCTPEEAAEALTNPTDRLPLKELAAAWNEQRLRTWPLIIVRHAKAKPRSAWTRAEGERPLVATGLRQAMAVSRLLVAWRPKRVVSSPWVRCVQTVRPYVKAEGTKFKTVDALTEHSAKRKPGKARNAIEGLFDKAKPVAVCTHRPVLPLVFDVLAGHMPVDMADGLPAKDPYLAPGESVICQVSSADEGRIVSLEKYRAFDD; via the coding sequence ATGGAAGCAATTCAGTCCCCCGCCGCCGCTCCGGTCCAGGAAGACACCCCTGTCAAGGTAGTGGCTGCGGGTGCCCTGTGCTGGCGCGAACGGGAGGGCAAGCTGCAGGTCCTCATGATCCACCGTCCCCGGTATGACGACTGGTCCTGGCCCAAGGGCAAGCTCGATGAAGGCGAAACCACTCCGGAATGCGCCGTGCGGGAGGTCCGTGAGGAAGTGGGCCTGAGGATCAGCCTCGGCATTCCGCTGCCCTCCACGCTCTACCCGGTGGCTTCGGGCATGAAGATGGTGCACTACTGGGCTTCCCACGTGGACTCGGACAAGGCACGCCCGGACGGCAAGGAAGTGGACGGCACACGCTGGTGCACCCCGGAGGAAGCCGCCGAGGCACTCACCAACCCCACGGACAGACTGCCGTTGAAGGAACTGGCGGCGGCCTGGAACGAGCAGCGCCTGAGGACCTGGCCGCTGATCATTGTCCGGCATGCCAAGGCCAAGCCCCGGTCCGCGTGGACCCGGGCAGAAGGCGAACGTCCGCTGGTAGCTACGGGCCTGCGGCAGGCCATGGCGGTCTCCCGGCTGCTGGTGGCCTGGCGGCCCAAACGCGTGGTTTCCAGTCCCTGGGTGCGCTGCGTGCAGACCGTCCGCCCGTATGTGAAGGCGGAAGGCACCAAGTTCAAGACGGTTGACGCGCTTACCGAGCACAGTGCCAAGCGCAAGCCGGGCAAGGCCCGGAACGCCATTGAAGGCCTCTTCGACAAGGCCAAACCCGTGGCGGTGTGCACCCACCGGCCGGTGCTGCCCCTGGTCTTCGACGTGCTGGCGGGGCACATGCCCGTGGACATGGCCGACGGGCTGCCTGCCAAGGACCCGTACCTGGCACCCGGCGAGTCCGTGATCTGCCAGGTGAGCAGTGCGGATGAGGGACGGATTGTGTCCCTGGAAAAATACCGGGCCTTCGACGACTAG
- a CDS encoding thymidylate synthase, which translates to MSIPTPYEDLLRDVMANGTQKSDRTGTGTRSVFGRQMRFDLSESFPLITTKRVHFKSVALELLWFLRGDSNVRWLQEQGVSIWDEWADEDGELGPVYGVQWRSWPTPDGGHIDQIAKLVEGIRKNPDSRRHIVTAWNPAEVENMALPPCHALFQFYVADGKLSCQLYQRSADTFLGVPFNIASYALLTLMVAQQTGLEPGEFVWSGGDVHIYDNHVDQVREQLSREPFPYPKLRIRRTPESIFDYTLEDFEVLDYRHHPGIKAPIAV; encoded by the coding sequence GTGAGCATTCCTACCCCGTATGAAGACCTGCTGCGCGACGTCATGGCCAACGGAACGCAGAAATCGGACCGCACCGGTACCGGCACGCGCAGCGTGTTCGGCCGCCAGATGCGCTTCGACCTGAGCGAGTCCTTTCCGCTGATCACCACCAAGCGGGTGCACTTCAAATCCGTGGCCCTTGAGCTGCTCTGGTTCCTGCGCGGCGACTCCAATGTGCGCTGGCTGCAGGAACAAGGTGTCAGCATCTGGGATGAGTGGGCGGACGAGGACGGCGAGCTCGGCCCGGTCTACGGCGTCCAGTGGCGCTCCTGGCCCACACCCGACGGCGGGCATATCGACCAGATTGCGAAACTGGTCGAAGGCATCCGGAAGAACCCGGATTCCCGCCGCCACATCGTCACGGCCTGGAACCCGGCCGAAGTGGAGAACATGGCCCTGCCGCCCTGCCACGCCCTGTTCCAGTTCTACGTGGCGGACGGGAAGCTGTCCTGCCAGCTGTACCAGCGCTCCGCGGACACCTTCCTCGGGGTCCCGTTCAACATCGCCTCCTACGCGCTCCTCACGTTGATGGTGGCCCAGCAGACCGGGCTGGAGCCCGGCGAATTTGTCTGGAGCGGCGGCGACGTCCACATTTACGACAACCATGTGGACCAGGTCCGTGAACAGCTCAGCCGGGAGCCCTTCCCGTACCCGAAGCTGCGGATCCGCCGTACTCCCGAGAGCATCTTCGACTACACCCTTGAGGACTTCGAGGTCCTCGATTACCGGCACCACCCCGGTATCAAAGCTCCGATCGCCGTTTGA
- a CDS encoding dihydrofolate reductase, with the protein MTESLPVTTTAAPAGPTRYFPVGGGSGEGADLGQVLQERGTVPEGEPVIGMVWAQTVDGVIGRDGGMPWHLPEDMAHFKATTAGHPVIMGRRTWESFPAAYRPLPGRTNIIVSSSAALRDEAAEAGAVVVGSLEDALTLARTSSGSTEIWIIGGAQLYEAAVSVANTAVVTVIDVETEGDTFAPALGQDWTFSGVSPAADWYTSSNGTRYRIALWTRDRGEDDRDGHNQDAADPLA; encoded by the coding sequence ATGACCGAGTCCCTTCCCGTAACAACTACTGCCGCCCCGGCCGGCCCCACCCGCTACTTCCCGGTAGGCGGCGGCTCCGGTGAGGGCGCGGACCTGGGCCAGGTCCTCCAGGAGCGCGGCACGGTACCCGAGGGTGAACCCGTCATTGGCATGGTGTGGGCCCAGACCGTTGACGGCGTCATCGGACGCGACGGCGGCATGCCGTGGCACCTGCCCGAGGACATGGCGCACTTCAAGGCGACGACGGCGGGACACCCGGTCATCATGGGCCGCCGCACCTGGGAGTCCTTCCCTGCTGCCTACCGTCCGCTGCCCGGGCGGACAAACATCATCGTGTCCTCCAGTGCCGCACTGCGGGACGAAGCCGCGGAGGCCGGCGCCGTCGTCGTCGGCTCCCTCGAGGATGCCCTGACCCTGGCCCGAACCAGTTCCGGGAGCACGGAAATCTGGATCATCGGAGGTGCACAGCTGTATGAAGCAGCCGTTTCCGTGGCCAATACCGCGGTGGTGACGGTCATCGACGTGGAAACCGAAGGCGACACGTTCGCCCCGGCACTGGGCCAGGACTGGACCTTCAGCGGTGTCAGTCCTGCCGCCGACTGGTACACGTCTTCCAACGGCACCCGCTACCGGATTGCCCTCTGGACACGGGACCGCGGGGAAGACGACCGTGACGGACACAACCAAGACGCGGCGGACCCGCTGGCCTAG
- the asd gene encoding aspartate-semialdehyde dehydrogenase — MTSSSIPAFPSAGFVGWRGMVGSVLMQRMQDEGDFELVNPVFFSTSNAGGNAPSFAAGAEPLQDAYDVDALAKLPIIVTAQGGDYTAEIFPKLRAAGWDGIWIDAASTLRMDDDAIIVLDPVNRDVIDAGLARGVKNFVGGNCTVSCMLMGLGGLFRNGLVEWGTSMTYQAASGGGARHMRELLNQFGALNAAVAPNLADPASAILEIDRAVLAQQKNPSMDSSQFGVPLAGSVIPWIDADLGNGMSKEEWKGGAETNKILGRGTDGRIPFDGLCVRIGAMRSHSQALTLKLTEDLSVAEIEKIIDADNEWSKVVPNTKEATMAELTPVAVTGTLDIPVGRIRKLEMGPEYISAFTIGDQLLWGAAEPLRRMLRIATGNL, encoded by the coding sequence ATGACTTCTTCCTCCATTCCCGCTTTTCCCAGTGCAGGTTTCGTCGGCTGGCGCGGCATGGTCGGTTCCGTCCTGATGCAGCGCATGCAGGACGAGGGCGACTTCGAGCTGGTCAACCCGGTGTTCTTCTCGACCTCCAACGCCGGCGGCAACGCGCCGTCCTTCGCGGCCGGAGCTGAACCGCTGCAGGATGCGTACGACGTCGACGCGCTGGCCAAGCTGCCGATCATCGTCACCGCCCAGGGCGGCGACTATACGGCGGAGATCTTCCCGAAGCTGCGCGCCGCCGGCTGGGACGGCATCTGGATTGACGCCGCTTCCACGCTGCGCATGGACGACGACGCGATCATCGTGCTGGATCCGGTCAACCGTGACGTGATTGACGCGGGCCTGGCCCGCGGCGTGAAGAACTTCGTGGGTGGAAACTGCACCGTGTCCTGCATGCTGATGGGCCTCGGCGGACTGTTCCGCAACGGCCTGGTCGAGTGGGGCACGTCCATGACCTACCAGGCAGCCTCCGGCGGCGGCGCCCGGCACATGCGTGAACTGCTGAACCAGTTCGGTGCGCTGAACGCTGCGGTGGCGCCCAACCTCGCCGATCCGGCGTCGGCCATCCTGGAGATTGACCGCGCCGTCCTGGCCCAGCAGAAAAACCCGTCCATGGACTCCTCCCAGTTCGGCGTGCCGCTGGCCGGTTCGGTGATCCCCTGGATCGATGCGGACCTCGGTAACGGCATGTCCAAGGAAGAGTGGAAGGGCGGTGCGGAAACCAACAAGATCCTGGGCCGCGGGACCGACGGACGGATACCGTTTGACGGGCTGTGCGTTCGGATCGGCGCCATGCGTTCCCATTCCCAGGCCCTGACCCTGAAGCTGACCGAGGACCTTTCCGTGGCCGAGATCGAGAAGATCATCGACGCGGACAATGAATGGTCCAAGGTGGTGCCCAATACCAAGGAAGCCACCATGGCCGAGCTGACTCCGGTGGCGGTCACCGGCACGCTGGACATCCCGGTGGGCCGCATCCGCAAGCTGGAAATGGGTCCGGAGTACATCAGTGCCTTCACCATCGGCGACCAGCTGCTCTGGGGCGCCGCCGAACCGCTGCGCCGGATGCTGCGCATCGCCACCGGCAACCTCTGA
- a CDS encoding UDP-N-acetylmuramate dehydrogenase yields MTRMPLASLTTARVGGPARRYLEAETEDELIIAVRAADEAGEPLLIIGGGSNLLISDEGFDGAVIHIASRGLDIREAGDGTAVLRAEAGHPWDELVAYTLSEGYSGLEALSGIPGLAGATPVQNVGAYGADVSQAITSVRAWDRTERTVVEFANADLEFGYRDSVLKRSTKNGSPRYVVLTVEFALSKGSTSAPVRYAELARALRVEIGERADAVDVRREVLRLRAGKGMVLDASDPDTYSTGSFFTNPIVDEETAAALPADAPRYPVAEPGKVKLSAAWLISHAGFRKGFGLAPEDGTGGRASLSTKHTLAVTNRGDAAAEDLLVVARAVAAGVEKAFGIRLHPEPLLVNCAL; encoded by the coding sequence TTGACCCGGATGCCGCTGGCATCCCTGACCACCGCACGCGTAGGCGGACCGGCCCGCCGCTACCTGGAAGCAGAAACCGAAGACGAACTCATCATCGCCGTCCGCGCCGCGGATGAGGCCGGGGAGCCGCTGCTCATCATCGGCGGCGGTTCCAACCTGTTGATCTCCGACGAAGGCTTCGACGGCGCCGTCATCCACATTGCCAGCCGCGGGCTGGACATCCGGGAGGCCGGGGACGGAACTGCCGTCCTGCGCGCAGAGGCCGGGCACCCGTGGGACGAGCTGGTGGCGTACACCCTGTCGGAGGGCTACTCCGGCCTGGAGGCGCTTTCCGGTATTCCGGGGCTGGCCGGAGCGACGCCGGTGCAGAACGTGGGTGCCTACGGCGCCGACGTCTCGCAGGCCATCACTTCGGTGCGGGCCTGGGACCGCACCGAGCGCACGGTCGTGGAATTCGCCAACGCCGATCTCGAATTCGGCTACCGGGATTCGGTGCTCAAGCGCAGCACGAAAAACGGCTCTCCCCGCTACGTGGTGCTGACCGTGGAGTTCGCCCTCTCCAAGGGGTCCACCAGCGCTCCGGTCCGCTACGCCGAGCTCGCCCGGGCTCTGCGAGTGGAGATCGGCGAGCGTGCCGACGCCGTGGACGTGCGCCGCGAAGTCCTCCGGCTGCGGGCGGGGAAGGGCATGGTCCTGGACGCCTCGGACCCGGACACCTACAGCACCGGTTCCTTCTTCACCAACCCCATCGTTGATGAGGAAACCGCAGCCGCGCTGCCGGCAGACGCTCCCCGCTACCCGGTGGCGGAACCCGGCAAGGTGAAGCTCAGCGCCGCGTGGCTGATCAGCCACGCCGGTTTCCGCAAGGGTTTCGGGCTGGCCCCCGAGGACGGCACCGGCGGGCGGGCCTCGCTGTCCACCAAGCACACCCTGGCCGTCACCAACCGCGGCGACGCCGCTGCCGAGGACCTGCTGGTGGTGGCCCGTGCGGTTGCTGCCGGCGTGGAGAAGGCTTTTGGTATCCGGCTCCACCCCGAGCCCCTGCTGGTGAACTGCGCGCTGTAG
- a CDS encoding MaoC family dehydratase, whose protein sequence is MSIALSELSKGAEIGSAALEISRADLVRYAGASGDFNPIHWNERFAREVELPGVIAHGMFTMGTAVQLVSDWIGDPGAVIDYQTRFTRPVLVEDIDGAPGAVVEVAGVIGAIDADNSTARVDLTVTFNGQKVLVKAQAVVRVW, encoded by the coding sequence ATGTCCATTGCACTGAGTGAACTGTCCAAGGGTGCCGAAATCGGTTCCGCGGCGCTGGAAATCTCCCGCGCCGACCTCGTCCGCTACGCCGGTGCCTCCGGCGACTTCAACCCCATCCATTGGAACGAGCGCTTCGCCCGCGAGGTGGAACTGCCCGGCGTCATAGCGCACGGCATGTTCACCATGGGCACCGCAGTCCAGCTGGTGAGCGACTGGATCGGAGATCCGGGAGCGGTGATCGACTACCAGACGCGGTTCACCCGTCCCGTCTTGGTGGAGGACATCGACGGCGCCCCCGGGGCGGTCGTGGAGGTTGCCGGTGTCATCGGCGCCATCGACGCGGACAACTCGACGGCACGCGTGGATCTCACCGTGACCTTCAACGGACAGAAGGTGCTGGTCAAGGCACAGGCAGTGGTGCGGGTCTGGTGA
- a CDS encoding MaoC family dehydratase N-terminal domain-containing protein, whose amino-acid sequence MSINPQLQGRTYPAGAAYSVGREKIREFAAAVKATNPAHFDVARAQDLGYADLVAPPTFAIIVAQRADALLVADPDAGIDFSRVVHADQRFTHHRPIVAGDELVAELHVDSVRAMGDGALITTRAEISTTEGEQVATTLSSILVRGEGQ is encoded by the coding sequence ATGAGCATCAACCCCCAACTACAGGGACGCACGTACCCGGCAGGGGCAGCGTACTCCGTGGGCCGCGAGAAGATCCGCGAATTCGCTGCGGCCGTCAAGGCCACCAACCCGGCCCACTTCGACGTCGCCCGCGCCCAGGACCTGGGCTACGCAGACCTCGTTGCCCCGCCCACCTTCGCCATCATCGTTGCCCAGCGTGCCGACGCGCTGCTGGTTGCCGATCCCGATGCAGGCATCGATTTCTCCCGGGTGGTCCATGCCGATCAGCGCTTCACCCACCACCGTCCCATCGTGGCCGGAGACGAGCTGGTGGCCGAGCTGCACGTGGACTCCGTGCGGGCTATGGGCGACGGCGCCCTGATCACCACCCGCGCGGAAATTTCCACAACCGAGGGCGAGCAGGTAGCCACCACCCTTTCATCCATCCTCGTCCGCGGAGAGGGGCAGTAA
- a CDS encoding DUF2797 domain-containing protein yields MPAAGGTAASADAGRFLCSGTSWDTSGPNLALHLPNGQAEKQPLAPGTELRFRVLADANGNEKFCLGSWQVNDDGVQSHTPCPGQAPAERGYQCSSCFIRDEVRGIHNSHRVDSIPDALRRYLDQPHWLYVATFADGSTKVGTAADGRKQLRLVEQGAVRARYVARAGDGLVVRVLEDAVTAVVGLQQAVRAGTKTAALARPLAAAELDARNAEAAESVRSMLPDVAVTGFRTADEVWEPPAQFATVLETPCELYPCDPASGEHGMVIQAVLGATALVRVDGEETLFAADLSRLKGRRLQYGSFRTAVPALQAALF; encoded by the coding sequence ATGCCTGCAGCCGGGGGCACCGCAGCATCCGCCGACGCCGGCAGGTTCCTGTGTTCGGGGACCTCCTGGGACACGTCCGGCCCGAACCTGGCACTGCACCTTCCCAACGGGCAGGCCGAAAAGCAGCCGCTCGCTCCGGGCACCGAACTACGGTTCCGTGTCCTGGCGGACGCCAACGGCAACGAAAAGTTCTGCCTCGGCTCCTGGCAGGTGAACGACGACGGCGTCCAGTCCCACACTCCCTGTCCTGGCCAGGCTCCTGCCGAGCGCGGTTATCAGTGCAGCAGCTGCTTCATCCGGGACGAGGTGCGCGGCATCCACAACAGCCATCGGGTGGACAGCATCCCCGACGCGCTCCGGCGCTACCTGGATCAGCCGCACTGGCTGTACGTGGCCACTTTCGCCGACGGATCCACCAAGGTCGGCACTGCAGCGGACGGGCGCAAGCAGCTCCGCCTGGTTGAGCAGGGGGCCGTCCGTGCCCGATATGTCGCCCGTGCCGGCGACGGACTGGTGGTGCGGGTGCTCGAAGACGCCGTGACGGCCGTGGTCGGCCTGCAGCAGGCAGTCCGGGCGGGAACCAAAACGGCGGCGCTGGCCCGGCCCCTGGCCGCCGCGGAACTGGACGCCCGCAACGCCGAGGCCGCGGAGTCGGTGCGTTCCATGCTGCCGGACGTGGCGGTTACCGGTTTCCGGACGGCCGACGAAGTCTGGGAACCACCGGCCCAGTTCGCCACCGTGCTGGAAACGCCGTGCGAACTGTATCCGTGCGACCCGGCATCCGGAGAGCACGGCATGGTCATCCAGGCCGTCCTGGGCGCAACGGCCCTGGTCCGGGTGGACGGCGAAGAAACCCTGTTTGCAGCGGACCTGTCCCGGCTGAAGGGCCGCCGGCTGCAGTACGGTTCCTTCCGCACAGCCGTCCCTGCACTGCAGGCCGCGCTGTTCTAG